The DNA sequence GGATAATGACTGGTCAATTGTCAGTCGGCTTGATTATGACGGCGGCTGTGTGTTGTTCATGGGGGATGCTACTAAATTAGTTGAAAAGAGGTTAATCGGCGCCAAGGAATTTTTAACGTGTAAAATTTTGAAAGTCGGCCATCACGGCAGTAACACCTCTTCAGATAAAAAATTTTTGGAGGCAGTGTCGCCGGTTTTGGGAGTGATTTCAGTCGGGCAAAATCGCTATGGCCACCCTAGTCCGGAGGTGGTTGAGCGTTTAACGGAACTTGGCACAAGGGTTTTGACAACCAAAAGCGATGGTGATATCATAGTAACTCTTAAAAAGTCAGGGTATATAGTTGAATAATATCACTTGAAAAAAAGTCCATTATGTTGTAGGATGTAGTCGTATATGACTGACACTAACCATAAAATTTTAATTGTTGAAGACGACGCCGCCTTGCTGGAAATGTACAAAATTAAGTTTCAGGAATCTGGCCTTAATTTGGTTACAGCGTCGGACGGTTTGGCCGGTTTAGAACTGGTGAAAAAAGAAAAGCCAACTTTGATTTTGCTTGATATTATGATGCCGAAAATGGATGGTTTCGCCGTACTGAGTGAAATTAAGAAAGATCCGGCGACCAAGAGCATTACTGTTTTAATGCTTTCCAACTTGGGCCAGCAGTCCGATGTTGAAAAGGGTTCGCAGCTGGGCGCGGCTGATTATATTGTTAAAGCCTCAATGACGCCGACGCAGGTAGTAGAAAAAGTTAAAGAATTTTTAAAATAATCTAATGTAATCTATGGCAAAGTTAATCAAGGAAAGAACGCTGGTAATTCTTAAGCCGGACGCCGTTCAGCGCAGTTTGATGGG is a window from the Candidatus Buchananbacteria bacterium genome containing:
- a CDS encoding response regulator; this translates as MTDTNHKILIVEDDAALLEMYKIKFQESGLNLVTASDGLAGLELVKKEKPTLILLDIMMPKMDGFAVLSEIKKDPATKSITVLMLSNLGQQSDVEKGSQLGAADYIVKASMTPTQVVEKVKEFLK